The Pseudanabaena yagii GIHE-NHR1 genomic interval AGAAGTAACGGGAAACCCCAATGCTCTCGCCCGTGCTTTGCCAAAAATGGCAAGGCAAATGTTGCCTTACAATCAACCTGCCATGCCCACTAATCGTCTTTTAGAATCGACAAGAGCCTTGGGTATTTGCGATCGCCAAACGATGACTGCGATCGGGCTAGCGATGGAAATTGCCCATGTGGGACAAACTGATCAAGATCCCTACCGTGTATTCCTATGGGAGCTATTCAATCCTTGGCGACGTTGGCTAGAAATCCATTCTACCCATCCTTTGACTGGCAAGCGTCTGAGGTTTCTATCGGGCTATTCCAAACAGCTCGGACTAGTCACGGAATATGACTTTGCTGAATTATTGAAAGAAGAGAAGAAACTGAATAAAAAGCGTCTATATCAAAACTTTTGGCGCGATTTATTTATTCAAATTTCACCATTTATTGGTGTGGCGATCGCGCTCATCGCCTCTATGTTGTTATATCAACTCTTTAATCGATGGTTATTACTGAGTTTCTCATTGATCGGCTTAGGGCTAGGCTTTATGTTTCAAGGAAGCCTACGCTATCCCGATTTTCGGAAAGTTGCTGATACAGATCTTGTGAGTTTACTGATCGATCCCTATGCTAGCTATGTTCAAGGTTCGCCTGTACAAATACCAGGGGAATTGCTGGGGTATGGTACTGATGAGTTTTATATTGGCTATTCATTACGTTTAGAAGATCAAGGGGGATTAGCTTTTCTCAACTACATTCCCAATTTCCGTCAATGGATTATCGATCCTTCCAATACAATTAAAAATTTAGAGTTACTATGCGATCGCTCAGTACTAGCTTCTGGGTGGTTTCGTCGCGGTAAGTTTCCCATTATTGATCTATCCACTTTACAGCCGATCATGCAGGATAGCCCTAAACACAGAGCTTCTCTAATCAGCTATCACCAGTTTTGGAATAATATCGGTAGTTCCGTTCTCGTATTATTAGGTCTATCAATCTTATTACTAACTTCTCGCTTATTTTGATTCCGAAATTCCAAAAGATAGGTACTGCTTTGCTCTACCACCTATCTTCTGGAATTTAATTAATTGGTAGTGCTAAATAGGTAAAGATGGGCGGCGCGAAGCGCCGCCCATCTTTACCTATTTAACGCGAGTTCGAGATAATTTGAAACGGGCTTTGGGAGAGGGTTTGCTATGCAAACCCTCTCCCAAAGCCCAAAAGTAAAAGCCTTGCTACGCAAGGCTTTTACTTTTGGGCTTTTAAAATTTGTCAGCTTAACCTGAACTGACGTTATTTAGCACTTTTCGTTGCTATAGTGTTGATCTCAACGATAGAGTAAGCAAAAGTTAATGCTAAATCGTTTTTTATTGGTAATATTGTTAACCTGCCAATTAATATGTTTAGGCTTGCTATGGGTTAGCTGTTTCCCTGGGCTGATTTTAGATTTACTATTTATTATTGGTGCCATTATTTATGTATGTGCAATTCCGTTTGCAATCGCCTTAATCTTGGGCGCTATATTTGTGGCACGGCTTGCCAACAAAGAAAAGTTTTTACCAGTTAAACTAGCAAATCAAACTAAATATGATCGCCGTAGATTATTGCTTGCTTTTGCGATCACAATTGGTCTAACTACGATTTTATTAAAAACAAATCTGCCTCAAACAGTTACTTTTGCCCTATCACGTCCTGCTTTTGAAGCGGTAATTGCCGATGCCGATAAACTCAAATCTATTTGTAATAGTAAACCCACTGAGCAACAATTAGGTTTCTATAAGGTCATAGAATGCGATCGCGATAATCGTGGTGGTATTTACTTTAGTACTGGTCAATATGGCTTTCTGTTTGACTCTTTCTACTTTGGATTTGTTTACCAACCTAATCCCCGTGGAAGTCAACATTTTGGTACTAAAGTTTATGAATATCCCATTATTGGTGATTGGTATGGATTTAAAGCTGGCAATAGTTTTTGATAAGTAGCTGGGCATAATTAAAAACCAGAGCCAAAACCTGTGGCGCACGCTGTGCGTGCGCTACAGGTTTTGGGCTTTTATATTTAATTGCGCCCACCTACTTAGTAAAGTCTTAATCAAGATGGTTTAGTTATGAACACAATTTTAAATTCCCTTTCAAATTCTCTTACGCTCGCTTTTGGATTATCCTGTTTAGCGATCGCCCCTGTCGCTGCTGAAACCATTGCCCAATCGCAAATATTTGGTGTAGCAGCTCCTGCCTGTGAGTCCCAAACGCAAATTGGTCTGAATATCTGTGCTTCCCGATGGGCAAAAACTACCAATTTCTTGCGATCGCTGATTTATGAAGAAGTCTCTAGTCAGCAATCTGAAGCAGGTCGAACTCAACTAAAAGTGATCGAAAAAACTTGGACTTCCTATCGAGATAACCATTGCCAAGAAGTGAGTGAACCATTTCGTGAAGGTTCCATTTATCCATTACTTTACTTGAGTTGTCTGGCGAGGGTGACGAATGATCGCATTGCTGATTTACAGGGTACAAACAATCCAAAACTGACACCAGATGCGACGGCTCAGCGCTTAGCCAAAATTCTCAATCAAGGAAATCTCAAGAATTCGGCTGGACAACGTCAATGGTTACAATACCAAGCACAACATTGTCAGTTTGAGTCATTACGCTTTACTGAGCGATCGCAGGTAGTCAAACAATGTCGCGATCGCCTAGCTGAGAGTCGCCTCAGGGAACTAGAAGCATTGGTACGAATTCGCTAATGTGGAAGCGCACCCCGAAAGGGTGCGCTTCCAACTATTGCCTTTTAGGTGCTCTATTTTCCCAAACTAGGATGATTGCCGTACCAAGGACATAGGCAAGGATATCTTTCCAATCAAAGGTTGTGCCTAAAATAATCGCTAAAACCTTGTACTGTCTCCATCCTAACTTATCGATTAGATTGAGGTACTGCAATCCTTCGACAAAACAGGCAAAGACTAAAACCGATAGAGCCGCTACATTTGCCTTGATTTTCCAAAAGGTTCTCACAAAGCTGTAAATGAGGATAACTACTAACACATCGCCAACAAAGGGACGAATAAATTGATCATCGAAAAAAACTGCGATCGCCACTTCTATGAGAAAGAGTAAAACCGTCAAATAGAAATACTGGCGATTGAAAGTAAGTTTATTGGTCATCATTATATTTTCATTAACTAGACAGCGCTTTGCTCTGCCTCCTCTAATTTTAGGATTTTAGGTAAAGATTGCGCCGCCTTGTAAGCGCTGATAGTGCATTTCAAATTCGGCTTTAAGGGCAGGGAAATGTTCTAAAGTGGGATCTTTTTTGATAATGCGTTCGGCGGCTTCACGGGCAATTTGGAAAATCTCTTGACGGGCTGCCTCATCGGGTAAGCGATCCTCAATG includes:
- a CDS encoding lysozyme inhibitor LprI family protein, whose product is MNTILNSLSNSLTLAFGLSCLAIAPVAAETIAQSQIFGVAAPACESQTQIGLNICASRWAKTTNFLRSLIYEEVSSQQSEAGRTQLKVIEKTWTSYRDNHCQEVSEPFREGSIYPLLYLSCLARVTNDRIADLQGTNNPKLTPDATAQRLAKILNQGNLKNSAGQRQWLQYQAQHCQFESLRFTERSQVVKQCRDRLAESRLRELEALVRIR
- a CDS encoding ribosomal maturation YjgA family protein: MMTNKLTFNRQYFYLTVLLFLIEVAIAVFFDDQFIRPFVGDVLVVILIYSFVRTFWKIKANVAALSVLVFACFVEGLQYLNLIDKLGWRQYKVLAIILGTTFDWKDILAYVLGTAIILVWENRAPKRQ